The Streptomyces sp. RKAG293 genome includes a region encoding these proteins:
- a CDS encoding ATP-binding protein yields the protein MSLPLSRRIARAALLIGAAAAPLLGAGAASAAELPQTADLGGLTNLDGASLGNTLDGASQQASGLAAEAGSKTVQTAVPAAGRTVGTTGKTAAPAAQKAAGDAAGSTGDLLGSTTKSVGAAGLSGAETLPVAGMPGGSSLPSAGALPVSTLPTNALPLGSLPLGG from the coding sequence ATGTCCCTCCCCCTTTCGCGTCGGATCGCCCGTGCAGCCCTGCTGATCGGTGCGGCCGCGGCTCCCCTGCTGGGTGCCGGCGCCGCGTCGGCCGCCGAGCTGCCGCAGACGGCTGACCTGGGTGGACTGACCAACCTTGACGGCGCGAGCCTGGGCAACACCCTCGACGGCGCCTCCCAGCAGGCCAGCGGCCTGGCCGCCGAGGCCGGCAGCAAGACCGTGCAGACGGCCGTCCCGGCCGCGGGCCGGACGGTCGGCACCACCGGGAAGACCGCCGCCCCGGCCGCTCAGAAGGCCGCAGGCGACGCCGCGGGCTCCACCGGCGATCTCCTCGGCTCGACCACCAAGTCCGTGGGCGCGGCCGGCCTGTCCGGCGCCGAGACCCTCCCGGTCGCCGGCATGCCCGGCGGTTCCTCGCTCCCGTCGGCCGGCGCCCTCCCGGTCAGCACCCTCCCGACCAACGCGCTGCCGCTCGGCAGCCTGCCGCTCGGCGGCTAG
- the fdxA gene encoding ferredoxin, whose amino-acid sequence MTYVIAQPCVDVKDKACIEECPVDCIYEGSRSLYIHPDECVDCGACEPVCPVEAIFYEDDTPEEWKDYYKANVEFFDELGSPGGASKLGLIERDHPFIAALEPQNQPG is encoded by the coding sequence GTGACCTACGTCATCGCGCAGCCTTGTGTCGACGTCAAGGACAAGGCGTGTATCGAAGAGTGCCCGGTCGACTGCATCTACGAGGGCTCCAGGTCCTTGTACATCCACCCGGACGAATGCGTCGACTGCGGCGCCTGTGAGCCGGTCTGCCCGGTCGAGGCCATCTTCTACGAGGACGACACCCCGGAGGAGTGGAAGGACTACTACAAGGCGAATGTGGAGTTCTTCGACGAGCTCGGATCGCCTGGTGGCGCCTCGAAGCTCGGGCTGATCGAGCGGGACCACCCCTTCATCGCCGCGCTGGAACCGCAGAACCAGCCCGGCTGA
- the dapC gene encoding succinyldiaminopimelate transaminase, with translation MAPVSDRLPVFPWDRLEPYKSAAAAHADGIVDLSVGTPVDPVPAVIRKALSAAADSPGYPQTYGTGSLRDAVAEYLRDRLGITGAQPANVLPLIGSKELVGWLPTLLGLREGDQVAYPELAYPTYEIGALVARAEPVTYADPVADLDPARVKLLWLNTPSNPTGRVLAAAELRRIVDWAREHGILVVSDECYIELGWDAEPVSVLHPDVCGDSHDGLIAVHSLSKRSNFAGYRGAFLAGDAAVVKELLGVRKHTGMIVPAPVQSAMIAALGDREHAVVQKERYARRRAVLRTAFEAAGFRIEHSEASLYLWATRGESCWDTVGDLAKQGILVAPGEFYGPTGAHFVRVAFTALDERVDAAVRRLA, from the coding sequence GTGGCGCCAGTCTCCGACCGTCTCCCCGTCTTCCCCTGGGACCGGCTAGAGCCGTACAAGTCCGCGGCCGCCGCACACGCCGACGGCATCGTCGACCTGTCGGTGGGCACCCCCGTGGACCCGGTCCCGGCCGTGATCCGCAAGGCGCTGTCCGCCGCCGCGGACAGCCCCGGCTACCCGCAGACGTACGGCACCGGCTCGCTGCGGGACGCCGTCGCCGAGTATCTGCGGGACCGGCTCGGCATCACGGGCGCCCAGCCGGCGAACGTGCTGCCGCTGATCGGCTCCAAGGAGCTGGTCGGCTGGCTGCCGACGCTGCTGGGGTTGCGCGAGGGCGACCAGGTCGCCTACCCGGAGCTGGCCTACCCGACGTACGAGATCGGGGCGCTCGTCGCCCGCGCCGAGCCGGTGACGTACGCCGACCCGGTCGCCGACCTCGACCCGGCGCGCGTCAAACTGCTCTGGCTCAACACCCCGTCGAACCCGACCGGCCGGGTGCTGGCCGCCGCCGAACTGCGCCGCATCGTGGACTGGGCGCGCGAGCACGGCATCCTCGTCGTCTCCGACGAGTGCTACATCGAGCTGGGCTGGGACGCCGAACCGGTCTCCGTCCTGCACCCCGACGTGTGCGGTGACAGCCACGACGGACTGATCGCCGTCCACTCGCTCTCCAAGCGCTCCAACTTCGCCGGGTACCGGGGCGCGTTCCTGGCCGGCGACGCCGCCGTCGTCAAGGAGCTGCTGGGGGTGCGCAAGCACACCGGCATGATCGTCCCCGCGCCCGTGCAGTCCGCGATGATCGCCGCGCTCGGCGACCGCGAGCACGCCGTCGTGCAGAAGGAGCGCTACGCCCGGCGGCGGGCCGTGCTGCGGACCGCCTTCGAGGCCGCCGGGTTCCGGATCGAGCACAGCGAGGCGAGCCTCTACCTGTGGGCCACCCGCGGGGAGTCCTGCTGGGACACCGTCGGCGACCTGGCCAAGCAGGGCATCCTGGTCGCCCCGGGCGAGTTCTACGGTCCGACGGGCGCGCACTTCGTACGGGTCGCGTTCACCGCGCTCGACGAGCGGGTGGACGCCGCGGTGCGCCGGCTGGCCTGA
- a CDS encoding ABC transporter permease yields the protein MKTLIKLEILRVLRNKKFMFFSVIYPPLLFLIITAGTDPKAKLPGTDLSTVAYFMVAMSAFGAMTAVLMGNAERIAREREKGWVRQLRLTALPGRGYVTAKIASAATISLPSILLVMIVGAAVKQVRLDAWQWVAILLCSWAGSFVFAALGVAIGYVASADVARPISMIAYFALALLGGLWVPFTSFPQWMQNIAQYLPARPYASLGQAVELGDAPHVKDIAILLVYLLVFAGGAAYLYRKDTQKA from the coding sequence ATGAAGACTCTGATCAAGCTGGAGATCCTGCGCGTCCTGCGCAACAAGAAGTTCATGTTCTTCTCGGTGATCTATCCGCCGCTGCTCTTCCTGATCATCACGGCCGGCACCGACCCCAAGGCGAAGCTGCCCGGCACGGACCTGTCGACGGTCGCGTACTTCATGGTCGCGATGTCCGCGTTCGGCGCCATGACGGCGGTCCTGATGGGGAACGCGGAGCGGATCGCCCGGGAGCGCGAGAAGGGCTGGGTGCGCCAGCTGCGGCTGACCGCGCTGCCCGGCCGCGGCTACGTCACCGCGAAGATCGCCTCGGCGGCCACCATCAGCCTGCCGTCGATCCTGCTCGTCATGATCGTCGGCGCGGCCGTGAAGCAGGTGCGCCTGGACGCCTGGCAGTGGGTCGCGATCCTGCTGTGCAGCTGGGCCGGCAGCTTCGTCTTCGCGGCGCTCGGGGTGGCCATCGGCTATGTCGCGTCCGCCGATGTCGCCCGGCCGATCTCGATGATCGCCTACTTCGCGCTGGCGCTGCTGGGCGGCCTGTGGGTGCCCTTCACGTCCTTCCCGCAGTGGATGCAGAACATCGCCCAGTACCTGCCGGCCCGCCCCTACGCGTCGCTCGGCCAGGCCGTGGAGCTCGGGGACGCCCCGCATGTGAAGGACATCGCCATCCTGCTGGTCTATCTGCTGGTCTTCGCGGGCGGCGCGGCGTACCTGTACCGCAAGGACACCCAGAAGGCGTGA
- a CDS encoding GNAT family N-acetyltransferase, producing MDFAATGRLVVRISPADVGKRVSVRRVLEIADGQPTFSDTLGVLASWDHGVVCVTRRDGETVRIAESALVAGKVVPPAPVRRSARVSPAELQEAASRAWPATESERLGEWTLRAAGGFTRRANSVLAHGDPQVPLDEALEFVVRWYGERGTTPYLQVPDDAPLAAELDRRGWLREADTLVRTAPLAPLAELPGADAVTLTREPGDSWLASYHRTGDLAEQALKVVLGGPSVWFATAPGAIGRGVVDGRWALFGAVEVEPAFRRRGLATAVMAALARRAVEEGASFAYLQVEADNDAARALYDRMGFTTHHGYHYRRPSP from the coding sequence ATGGATTTCGCCGCCACAGGACGGCTAGTGGTCCGCATCAGCCCTGCTGACGTGGGAAAACGCGTTTCGGTACGGCGGGTACTGGAGATCGCTGACGGGCAGCCTACGTTCAGTGACACCCTCGGTGTTCTCGCATCGTGGGATCACGGAGTGGTGTGCGTCACTCGTCGGGACGGTGAAACCGTCAGGATCGCCGAATCCGCGCTGGTCGCGGGAAAGGTCGTGCCCCCCGCTCCGGTGCGCCGCAGCGCGCGGGTGAGCCCGGCGGAGCTCCAGGAGGCGGCCTCGCGCGCCTGGCCGGCGACGGAGAGCGAGCGGCTCGGGGAGTGGACCCTCAGAGCCGCGGGCGGGTTCACCCGGCGGGCCAACTCCGTTCTCGCGCACGGCGATCCCCAGGTGCCGCTGGACGAGGCGCTGGAGTTCGTCGTGCGCTGGTACGGCGAACGCGGCACGACCCCGTACCTCCAGGTCCCCGACGACGCGCCGCTCGCCGCCGAGCTCGACCGGCGCGGCTGGCTCCGGGAGGCCGACACCCTGGTCCGCACCGCACCCCTCGCGCCGCTCGCGGAACTGCCCGGCGCGGACGCCGTCACCCTGACCCGCGAGCCCGGGGATTCCTGGCTCGCGTCGTACCACCGCACGGGTGACCTGGCGGAACAAGCGCTGAAGGTGGTGCTCGGCGGGCCGTCCGTCTGGTTCGCCACCGCGCCCGGGGCGATCGGGCGCGGCGTGGTGGACGGCCGGTGGGCGCTGTTCGGTGCCGTCGAGGTCGAACCGGCGTTCCGGCGGCGGGGGCTCGCCACCGCCGTGATGGCCGCGCTCGCCCGCCGGGCCGTCGAGGAGGGCGCGTCGTTCGCGTACCTCCAGGTCGAGGCGGACAACGACGCCGCACGGGCGCTGTACGACCGGATGGGTTTCACCACCCATCACGGCTACCACTACCGCCGGCCGTCGCCGTGA
- a CDS encoding sensor histidine kinase — protein sequence MGRVPETRRQAVVKLLWIAIWMLYLGAPVDDLVHGGHGTPVVVLASMGLTGFVLAYLSLVFLRTNTEEQKRWVYWVLCALAALAALTSATLGKPWLVLFVYVSVACGAVLPPARSRWLIPAATGALALIGSFVDTQRDLFPALLIPCLLGGFAMVGIRQLVQTMRELREARETVAQLAATEERLRLARDLHDLLGHSLSLITLKSELAGRMLPDRPVDAAQQVADIEKVSRQALVDVREAVSGYRRPTLATELAGARTALAAAGIAADLPVELPPSAAAEDDTATPPALAPDTEGALAWALREAITNVIRHSGATRCVITLAERSDDGAGTVVLTVTDNGRGPAGGPGNGLSGLEERLLLAGGSLTTGPAAPTGFTLSASVPRRTPVVTVPPLA from the coding sequence ATGGGCCGCGTGCCGGAGACCCGCAGGCAGGCCGTGGTCAAGCTGCTGTGGATCGCCATCTGGATGCTCTACCTGGGCGCCCCGGTGGACGACCTGGTGCACGGCGGCCACGGGACCCCGGTGGTGGTCCTGGCCTCGATGGGCCTCACGGGATTCGTCCTCGCCTATCTGTCGCTGGTCTTCCTGCGCACCAACACCGAGGAGCAGAAGCGCTGGGTGTACTGGGTGCTGTGCGCCCTCGCCGCGCTGGCGGCGCTCACCTCGGCCACCCTGGGCAAGCCCTGGCTGGTGCTCTTCGTCTATGTCTCGGTGGCGTGCGGGGCTGTTCTGCCGCCGGCCCGGTCCCGGTGGCTGATCCCGGCCGCCACGGGAGCGCTCGCCCTCATCGGCTCCTTCGTCGACACCCAGCGGGACCTCTTTCCGGCGCTGCTGATCCCTTGCCTCCTCGGAGGGTTCGCGATGGTGGGCATCAGACAACTCGTCCAGACGATGCGGGAGCTGCGCGAGGCGCGGGAGACCGTGGCGCAGCTCGCCGCGACCGAGGAACGGCTGCGGCTCGCCCGTGATCTGCACGATCTGCTCGGCCACTCGCTGTCCCTGATCACCCTCAAGAGCGAGCTGGCCGGCCGGATGCTCCCGGACCGTCCGGTGGACGCCGCGCAGCAGGTCGCCGACATCGAGAAGGTCAGCCGCCAGGCGCTCGTCGACGTCCGGGAGGCGGTGAGCGGCTACCGCCGCCCCACGCTGGCGACCGAACTGGCCGGTGCCCGTACCGCGCTGGCCGCCGCCGGCATCGCCGCCGACCTCCCGGTGGAGCTGCCGCCCTCCGCGGCCGCGGAGGACGACACAGCGACCCCGCCGGCGCTCGCCCCGGACACCGAGGGCGCGCTGGCCTGGGCCCTCCGCGAGGCGATCACCAATGTCATCCGGCACAGCGGCGCCACCCGCTGCGTGATCACCCTCGCCGAGCGGTCCGACGACGGCGCCGGCACCGTCGTCCTCACCGTGACGGACAACGGCCGCGGCCCCGCCGGCGGCCCCGGCAACGGCCTCTCCGGCCTGGAGGAGCGCCTGCTGCTCGCCGGCGGCAGCCTCACCACAGGACCGGCGGCGCCGACCGGCTTCACGCTCAGCGCGAGCGTGCCGCGCCGTACCCCCGTGGTGACGGTTCCGCCCCTCGCCTGA
- a CDS encoding heavy metal transporter has protein sequence MSQPSPTPERRPRRHGRRLRLTVAGLVLLGIAGYGAYYVVESRTQRAGCTVAADGNTMKLESQQAANASTIAAVATSRGLPERALTIALATSMQESMLRNLDHGDRDSLGLFQQRPSQGWGTPEQIMDPVHATNEFFDGLVKIEGYSRLPLTVAAQRVQKSGFPQAYAKHEADATLLTSALTGRQPGALNCTLGSGETVTTGDPAQVRKQLAREFGPQVTPRPAEGRAGGGTARERTVQVPSAPAGGAAEGDGKRRGWEVAQWAVAHSADLKVEKVSFQDKQWRAADSGRGWQKSDTGAAGTADGDVRITVAQ, from the coding sequence ATGTCCCAGCCTTCGCCGACACCGGAGCGGCGTCCTCGCCGGCACGGCCGCCGACTCCGGCTGACCGTCGCCGGCCTCGTCCTGCTCGGGATCGCCGGATACGGCGCCTACTACGTCGTCGAGAGCCGCACCCAGCGCGCCGGGTGCACGGTCGCGGCGGACGGCAACACCATGAAGCTGGAGTCGCAGCAGGCGGCGAACGCCTCGACGATCGCCGCGGTCGCGACGTCCAGGGGGCTGCCGGAGCGGGCGCTGACGATAGCGCTGGCCACCTCGATGCAGGAGTCGATGCTCCGCAATCTCGACCACGGCGACCGGGACTCGCTCGGCCTGTTCCAGCAGCGGCCCTCGCAGGGCTGGGGCACTCCGGAACAGATCATGGACCCGGTGCACGCCACGAACGAGTTCTTCGACGGCCTGGTGAAGATCGAGGGCTATTCGCGGCTGCCGCTGACCGTGGCCGCCCAGCGGGTGCAGAAGAGCGGCTTCCCGCAGGCGTACGCGAAGCACGAGGCGGACGCGACCCTGCTGACCTCGGCGCTGACCGGCCGGCAGCCCGGTGCGCTCAACTGCACCCTGGGCTCGGGCGAGACCGTCACGACGGGCGATCCCGCGCAGGTCCGCAAGCAGCTGGCCCGTGAGTTCGGACCGCAGGTCACCCCGCGCCCGGCCGAGGGCAGGGCCGGTGGCGGCACGGCGCGCGAGCGGACCGTCCAGGTGCCGTCGGCCCCCGCCGGAGGCGCGGCGGAGGGCGACGGGAAGCGCCGCGGCTGGGAGGTGGCGCAGTGGGCGGTGGCCCATTCCGCGGACCTGAAGGTCGAGAAGGTCTCGTTCCAGGACAAGCAGTGGCGGGCGGCCGATTCCGGCAGGGGCTGGCAGAAGTCCGACACCGGTGCGGCCGGGACCGCCGACGGAGACGTACGGATCACGGTCGCGCAATAG
- a CDS encoding MMPL family transporter has product MAARRAKSAGPGPGSERAGALRRLGEWCARRFVVVIIVWLVALAGLHVLQNTFGGTYSDDFSLPGTQSNTGQQVLQKNAPASSGTAGQVVMHDAKGPLTGVTDQINQTVAALQKVPHVTSVVNPLPASASAPPTGAISKDGTIGYITVRFDKNPTSIGESLVDNVDGAVASLRSAGIDVEYGGPLGEAARPDTKDFTSEAIGFAVAVVVLLVGFGSAIAAGLPLVSALIAVIVGLSCLSLLAAASTFASVSPTLATMIGLGVGIDYALFLITRYRQLLMDGDDPPVAAGRAVATSGRAVLVSGCTVIVALLGLYVSRVSFIGKLGVAAGVTVVTAVLGALTLVPALLGLIGRRIDRFTFRKPVAEGTQGLEGEAQGGWHRYAQRVERRPWWFLLGGVVVIAVLAIPLLSIRLGHIDDGADPTSFTDRRAFDLISEGFGPGANGPLTIVVDQTDVPSADRAALATSVQKALTGVPGAASISPPQPTSNGQVLISTAISEVVPQAAGTTDLTNHLEDDVLPKAVSGTAARTYLTGTTAAQVDFLDLISARLPLIIAVVVGLAFIIILTVFRGLLVALKAAVLNLLSIAASYGVVVAVFQWGWGGPSLGVNGTVPIESYVPMMMFAIVFGLSMDYEVFLLSRVHEAWERTRDSKGSVAHGLEITARVITCAALIMVSVFAAFILSDNIVIKMLGLGLSVSVLIDATIVRLLLVPAVMTLLGRHAWWMPRWLDRVLPHVDAEGTAA; this is encoded by the coding sequence ATGGCTGCACGACGTGCCAAGAGCGCCGGACCGGGGCCCGGCTCCGAGCGGGCGGGAGCACTGCGCAGACTCGGTGAATGGTGCGCCCGGCGTTTCGTCGTGGTCATCATCGTCTGGCTGGTCGCCCTGGCCGGGCTGCACGTCCTGCAGAACACCTTCGGCGGCACGTACTCGGACGACTTCTCGTTGCCGGGCACCCAGTCGAACACCGGCCAGCAGGTGCTCCAGAAGAACGCCCCGGCCTCCAGCGGCACCGCCGGCCAGGTGGTCATGCACGACGCGAAGGGCCCGTTGACCGGCGTCACGGACCAGATCAACCAGACCGTCGCCGCGCTCCAGAAGGTCCCGCACGTCACCTCGGTGGTGAACCCGCTGCCGGCCTCGGCGTCCGCCCCGCCGACGGGTGCGATCTCCAAGGACGGGACGATCGGCTACATCACCGTCCGCTTCGACAAGAATCCCACGTCGATCGGCGAATCCCTGGTCGACAACGTCGACGGCGCCGTCGCCTCCCTGCGGTCCGCGGGCATCGACGTCGAGTACGGCGGCCCGCTCGGCGAGGCCGCCCGGCCCGACACCAAGGACTTCACCAGCGAGGCCATCGGGTTCGCCGTCGCGGTGGTCGTCCTGCTGGTGGGCTTCGGCAGCGCCATCGCCGCCGGCCTGCCGCTGGTCAGCGCACTGATCGCGGTGATCGTCGGGCTGAGCTGTCTGAGCCTGCTGGCGGCGGCCTCCACCTTCGCGAGCGTCTCGCCGACCCTGGCCACGATGATCGGGCTCGGCGTGGGCATCGACTACGCGCTGTTCCTGATCACCCGTTACCGCCAGCTCCTGATGGACGGCGACGATCCGCCCGTCGCGGCGGGCCGGGCGGTGGCCACCAGTGGCCGGGCGGTCCTGGTCTCCGGCTGCACGGTGATCGTCGCGCTGCTCGGCCTGTACGTGTCGCGGGTCAGCTTCATCGGCAAGCTGGGCGTGGCGGCGGGCGTCACCGTGGTCACAGCGGTGCTGGGCGCGCTCACCCTGGTCCCCGCGCTGCTCGGACTGATCGGCCGCCGGATCGACCGCTTCACCTTCCGCAAGCCCGTCGCGGAGGGCACCCAGGGCCTGGAGGGCGAGGCGCAGGGCGGCTGGCACCGGTACGCCCAGCGGGTGGAGCGCCGCCCCTGGTGGTTCCTGCTCGGCGGGGTGGTGGTGATCGCGGTCCTGGCGATCCCGCTGCTGTCGATCCGGCTCGGCCATATCGATGACGGCGCCGATCCGACCAGCTTCACCGACCGGCGGGCGTTCGACCTGATCAGCGAGGGCTTCGGGCCCGGTGCCAACGGTCCGCTGACCATCGTGGTCGACCAGACCGACGTACCGTCCGCCGACCGGGCGGCGCTGGCCACCTCGGTGCAGAAGGCGCTCACCGGCGTGCCCGGCGCGGCGAGCATCAGCCCGCCGCAGCCCACCAGCAACGGTCAGGTGCTGATCTCCACCGCGATCTCCGAGGTCGTTCCGCAGGCCGCGGGCACCACGGATCTGACCAACCACCTCGAGGACGACGTCCTGCCGAAGGCGGTGTCGGGCACCGCCGCCCGCACCTATCTGACGGGGACGACCGCCGCCCAGGTGGACTTCCTGGACCTCATCTCCGCACGGCTGCCGCTGATCATCGCGGTGGTGGTGGGGCTGGCCTTCATCATCATCCTGACCGTCTTCCGCGGGCTGCTGGTGGCGCTCAAGGCCGCCGTGCTCAACCTGCTGTCGATCGCCGCCTCGTACGGGGTGGTGGTCGCGGTGTTCCAGTGGGGCTGGGGCGGCCCGTCGCTCGGCGTCAACGGCACCGTCCCGATCGAGAGCTATGTGCCGATGATGATGTTCGCCATCGTCTTCGGGCTCAGCATGGACTACGAGGTGTTCCTGCTCTCCCGGGTGCACGAGGCCTGGGAGCGCACCCGGGACAGCAAGGGCAGCGTCGCGCACGGTCTGGAGATCACCGCACGGGTGATCACCTGCGCCGCACTGATCATGGTGAGCGTCTTCGCCGCGTTCATCCTCAGCGACAACATCGTCATCAAGATGCTGGGTCTCGGCCTGTCGGTGAGCGTCCTGATCGACGCCACCATCGTCCGGCTGCTGCTGGTGCCGGCGGTCATGACGCTGCTCGGCCGGCACGCCTGGTGGATGCCGCGCTGGCTCGACCGGGTGCTGCCGCACGTGGACGCCGAAGGTACGGCGGCCTGA
- a CDS encoding transglutaminase-like domain-containing protein: MTGPWRERFAEAAREERPDLAELCLLIGAEAGPEFGQTGLDAAQIELDRLAGMLPYGLTTPDDWARALSALLGGTCGFAGLPADYGRLESSLLHEVLRRRRGLPILLSVVWIEVGRRAGAPVYGVALPGHFVVGLGDPAGHFVLADPFHGGRVLDSDDAGLLVAGATGAPLAPDMLVPADPLDIVLRVLNNIRAWAAARPEEIGVQLWAVELALLLPRHPARLRYERAQLLVRRGDYLQGAAEMEAYAEMLKIIDPEAAKSIQGQARSARALLN, from the coding sequence GTGACGGGCCCGTGGCGTGAGCGCTTCGCGGAGGCGGCCCGCGAGGAGCGGCCCGACCTCGCCGAGCTGTGTCTGCTGATCGGCGCGGAGGCCGGTCCGGAGTTCGGCCAGACCGGTCTGGACGCGGCGCAGATCGAGCTCGACCGGCTGGCCGGAATGCTGCCCTACGGCCTCACGACGCCCGACGACTGGGCCCGCGCGCTGTCCGCGCTCCTCGGCGGCACCTGCGGCTTCGCCGGGCTGCCCGCCGACTACGGGCGGCTGGAGTCCTCGCTGCTGCACGAGGTGCTGCGCCGGCGGCGCGGGCTGCCGATCCTGCTGTCGGTGGTCTGGATCGAGGTCGGCCGGCGGGCCGGCGCCCCCGTCTACGGAGTGGCCCTGCCCGGCCATTTCGTCGTCGGCCTGGGCGATCCCGCCGGGCACTTCGTGCTCGCCGACCCGTTCCACGGCGGCCGGGTGCTCGACTCCGACGACGCCGGGCTGCTCGTCGCGGGCGCGACCGGCGCCCCGCTGGCGCCGGACATGCTGGTGCCCGCCGACCCGCTCGACATCGTGCTGCGGGTGCTCAACAACATCCGCGCCTGGGCGGCCGCCCGGCCGGAGGAGATCGGCGTGCAGCTGTGGGCCGTCGAGCTCGCCCTGCTGCTCCCCCGGCACCCGGCCCGGCTGCGCTACGAACGCGCCCAGCTCCTCGTACGGCGCGGTGACTACCTCCAGGGTGCGGCCGAGATGGAGGCCTATGCGGAGATGCTGAAGATCATCGACCCGGAGGCCGCGAAGTCCATCCAGGGACAGGCCAGATCGGCGCGCGCGCTGCTGAACTGA
- a CDS encoding response regulator transcription factor codes for MTEASGEPPARNVRVLLADDQSMVREALATLLGLEDDIEVVAQVARGDEVLAAARAYAPDVALLDIEMPGLTGIEAAAQLRKALPDIRIVIVTTFGRPGYLRRAMESGAEAFLVKDAPASQLADAVRRVLRGERVIDPTLAAAALADGADPLTARERDVLRAVADGSVNAEVARSLLLSEGTVRNYLSTAIQKTGARNRAEAVRIAREKGWL; via the coding sequence ATGACTGAGGCCAGCGGCGAGCCACCCGCACGGAACGTACGAGTCCTGCTCGCCGACGACCAGTCGATGGTGCGGGAAGCGCTGGCCACGCTGCTGGGCCTGGAGGACGACATCGAGGTGGTCGCCCAGGTCGCCCGTGGCGACGAGGTGCTGGCGGCGGCCCGTGCCTACGCACCGGACGTGGCACTGCTCGATATCGAGATGCCCGGCCTGACCGGGATCGAGGCGGCGGCGCAGCTGCGCAAGGCGCTGCCGGACATCAGGATCGTGATCGTCACGACGTTCGGCCGCCCCGGGTACCTGCGGCGCGCGATGGAGTCCGGCGCCGAGGCGTTCCTCGTCAAGGACGCGCCGGCGTCCCAGCTGGCCGACGCGGTACGGCGGGTGCTGCGCGGGGAGCGGGTCATCGACCCGACGCTCGCGGCGGCGGCGCTGGCCGACGGGGCGGACCCGCTGACCGCCCGCGAGCGGGACGTGCTGCGGGCGGTGGCCGACGGTTCGGTGAACGCGGAGGTCGCACGGAGCCTGCTGCTGTCCGAGGGCACGGTCCGCAACTACCTCTCGACGGCGATCCAGAAGACGGGCGCCCGCAACCGGGCCGAAGCGGTGCGGATCGCCCGCGAGAAGGGCTGGCTCTAG
- a CDS encoding ABC transporter ATP-binding protein: MTAPAVQTATDGPATGEPVVGFSGVNKSFGPVHAVADLTLTLHPGETVALLGPNGAGKSSALDLLLGLRNPDSGSIKVFGTTPAQAIAQGRVGAMLQSGGLMEDVTVREIISLACALHPRAYPVDEVLATADITDIGDRKVNKLSGGQEQRVRFALATAGDNDLIVLDEPTVGMDVTARQAFWATMRRRVDEGRTVLFATHYLEEADAIADRVLVLHRGRLIADGTAAEIKARAGARRITFDLQGAIDEPALRALPHLVGVEVSGATVRIRSDDADATMHAVYGLGLYPRNLEVAGLGLEQAFLAITDAASAEEAEER; the protein is encoded by the coding sequence ATGACCGCACCAGCCGTACAGACCGCGACCGACGGGCCCGCCACGGGCGAACCCGTGGTCGGCTTCAGCGGCGTGAACAAGAGCTTCGGCCCTGTGCACGCTGTCGCCGACCTCACCCTGACCCTGCACCCCGGCGAGACCGTGGCGCTGCTCGGTCCCAACGGGGCCGGCAAGTCCTCGGCCCTCGATCTGCTCCTCGGGCTGCGCAACCCCGACTCCGGCAGCATCAAGGTGTTCGGCACCACCCCGGCGCAGGCCATCGCGCAGGGCCGGGTCGGCGCGATGCTGCAGAGCGGCGGCCTCATGGAGGACGTGACGGTGCGGGAGATCATCTCCCTGGCCTGCGCGCTGCACCCGCGTGCCTACCCGGTGGACGAGGTGCTGGCCACCGCCGACATCACCGACATCGGCGACCGCAAGGTCAACAAGCTCTCCGGCGGCCAGGAGCAGCGGGTCCGCTTCGCGCTCGCCACCGCCGGCGACAACGATCTGATCGTGCTCGACGAGCCGACCGTCGGGATGGACGTCACCGCCCGTCAGGCGTTCTGGGCGACGATGCGCCGCCGGGTCGACGAGGGCCGCACGGTGCTGTTCGCCACCCACTACCTGGAGGAGGCGGACGCGATCGCGGACCGCGTCCTGGTCCTGCACCGCGGCCGGCTCATCGCCGACGGCACCGCCGCCGAGATCAAGGCGCGGGCCGGTGCCCGCCGGATCACCTTCGACCTCCAGGGCGCGATCGACGAGCCCGCGCTCAGGGCGCTGCCGCACCTGGTGGGCGTCGAGGTGTCGGGGGCCACCGTCCGGATCCGTTCCGACGACGCCGACGCGACGATGCACGCGGTCTACGGCCTGGGGCTCTACCCCCGCAATCTCGAAGTCGCGGGCCTCGGCCTGGAGCAGGCGTTCCTCGCCATCACCGACGCAGCATCCGCCGAGGAGGCGGAAGAGCGATGA